The following coding sequences lie in one Chelonia mydas isolate rCheMyd1 chromosome 6, rCheMyd1.pri.v2, whole genome shotgun sequence genomic window:
- the ZNF408 gene encoding zinc finger protein 408, whose product MEPSQLAGRAGAASERPAGACAGACAPRVTPPLPCLPAGREQRPVRGHPGRIRDPPAQPGASCGALRSLPPGLALGPSLAQEPGMGVWCVGRALPPGALLGPRPEEELGCAAERAPSEAIQSGCCSDESICERSPSWRRLVKRGRGEDEANVALVWISGRLHIRVRRPIAAGTELLYWPTEAQAGPAQVEGRMLQSASEGIAVSDEKKPKGQLAVAAVTETATPEAVVQREGASPCGNASEPFAGDPDNSKVMENETRAEGRRQPAKRSHRLQDNSRKEEESMTPRHEFGEAKVQRKETQHHESTSAAKANNRCKEDSVKEMDPQPKAKRADGEPKEACCGKLHLPLSPPNGVRLSPRLAGKPRKVHALTGQCLQAHNARMSGQEAKRPSTSEGGGAETCKKVGQVSKNHSKLEPLEQRKKGLSDDPDEPDKYPEVEVSIALEEESSGSLGVSQQKSLPHGDEAGERRYRCGECGKAFLQLCHLKKHRFTHTGYKPFLCTECGKSYSSEESFKAHVLFHRGVRPFQCKQCDKAYGTKRDLREHEVLHTGERPFACEECGKTFARRPSLRIHRKIHLMKELNLANPKVCKCAICERYLANPGSLRNHMRLHTGEKPYICPYCGKDFRQQGNLRGHLRLHTGEKPYKCRFCGDAFPQLPELRRHLISHTGEAHLCTVCGKALKDPHTLRAHERLHTGERPFKCEQCGKAYTLATKLRRHQKSHLEDMPYKCDVCGMGYTLLQSLKRHKVTHKGARDSIKLVEAAVLLGMDVPKAARKRVKRKVPQDGGTEEPTVLMVQSVEMPAPIKEAELMITANGHYIATYQPPGSPPEPGARRMLGSASPAEHLEMNNDIIEITISEHEHKCIIMQDEGSPSDVVIIQEGVGFGAVAEVVEVETGT is encoded by the exons ATGGAGCCGAGCCAGCTGGCCGGGAGAGCGGGGGCTGCGAGCGAGCGCCCGGCGGGAGCGTGCGCCGGGGCCTGCGCCCCCCGTGTAACGCCGCCGCTCCCCTGTCTCCCCGCAGGCCGTGAGCAGCGCCCCGTCCGCGGCCACCCGGGGCGGATCCGAGACCCGCCCGCGCAGCCGGGCGCGTCCTGCGGAGCCCTGCGGAGCCTCCCTCCGGGACTGGCCCTGGGGCCCTCCCTCGCCCAGGAACCGGGCATGGGCGTCTGGTGCGTGGGGAGAGCCCTGCCGCCGGGAGCGCTCCTCGGGCCCCGGCcggaggaggagctgggctgtGCGGCAGAGAGAGCGCCCTCGGAG gcaATTCAGTCTGGCTGCTGCAGTGATGAATCCATTTGTGAGAGGAGCCCCAGCTGGAGGAG ATTGGTGAAGCGAGGCCGGGGGGAGGATGAGGCAAACGTGGCTTTGGTGTGGATCAGCGGAAGGCTCCACATCCGAGTGCGGCGTCCTATCGCTGCAGGCACTGAGTTGCTGTACTGGCCTACAGAGGCCCAAGCTGGTCCTGCCCAAGTGGAGGGGAGAATGCTGCAGAGTGCATCGGAGGGGATAGCTGTTTCTGATGAGAAGAAGCCAAAGGGGCAGCTGGCAGTGGCAGCTGTGACAGAGACAGCAACTCCAGAGGCTGTGGTGCAAAGGGAAGGAGCCTCCCCATGCGGGAATGCATCAGAACCCTTTGCAG GGGATCCTGATAACTCCAAGGTGATGGAGAATGAAACTAGAGCCGAAGGCAGGAGGCAGCCAGCCAAACGTTCCCACAGGCTGCAAGACAAcagcaggaaggaggaggaaagcatGACCCCTAGACATGAGTTTGGGGAAGCCAAGGTGCAGAGGAAAGAGACCCAGCACCATGAGAGCACCTCAGCAGCTAAGGCTAACAACAGATGCAAAGAGGACTCAGTCAAGGAGATGGACCCCCAACCCAAAGCCAAGAGAGCAGATGGGGAGCCAAAAGAGGCATGTTGTGGGAAGCTCCATCTGCCGTTGTCTCCCCCAAACGGGGTTCGACTCAGCCCTCGCTTAGCTGGGAAGCCGCGCAAGGTGCATGCACTGACGGGCCAGTGCCTGCAGGCGCACAATGCTAGGATGTCTGGGCAGGAGGCCAAGAGGCCAAGCACTTCCGAGGGAGGTGGTGCAGAGACGTGCAAGAAAGTAGGGCAAGTTTCCAAAAACCATTCCAAACTGGAGCCCCTGGAGCAAAGGAAGAAGGGCCTATCTGATGATCCTGATGAGCCAGACAAGTACCCAGAGGTGGAGGTCAGTATTGCACTGGAGGAGGAGTCTTCTGGGAGCCTGGGTGTATCTCAGCAAAAGTCCCTGCCACACGGAGATGAAGCTGGCGAGCGCAGGTATCGCTGTGGGGAATGTGGCAAGGCcttcctccagctctgccacctcAAGAAACACAGGTTCACCCACACTGGCTACAAGCctttcctgtgcactgaatgtggCAAGAGCTACAGCTCTGAGGAGAGCTTCAAGGCCCATGTGCTCTTCCATCGGGGTGTGCGCCCCTTCCAGTGCAAGCAGTGCGACAAGGCCTATGGCACCAAGCGGGACCTAAGGGAGCACGAGGTGCTGCACACGGGCGAGCGGCCCTTTGCCTGCGAGGAGTGCGGCAAAACATTCGCCCGCCGGCCCTCCCTCCGCATCCACAGGAAGATCCACCTCATGAAGGAGCTCAACCTAGCCAACCCCAAGGTATGCAAATGTGCCATCTGTGAGCGTTACCTGGCCAACCCTGGCTCCTTGCGCAACCACATGCGCCTGCACACTGGGGAGAAACCCTACATCTGCCCCTACTGTGGCAAGGACTTCCGGCAGCAGGGCAACCTGCGCGGCCACCTGCGGCTCCACACCGGTGAGAAGCCCTACAAGTGTCGTTTCTGTGGGGACGCCTTCCCCCAGCTGCCGGAGCTGCGGCGGCACCTCATCTCCCACACTGGGGAGGCCCACCTGTGCACGGTATGTGGCAAGGCGCTGAAGGACCCCCACACGCTGCGGGCCCATGAGCGCCTCCATACCGGCGAGCGCCCTTTCAAGTGCGAGCAGTGTGGCAAAGCCTACACGCTGGCCACCAAGCTGCGCCGGCACCAGAAATCCCACCTGGAGGACATGCCTTACAAGTGCGATGTCTGTGGCATGGGCTACACCCTCCTGCAGAGCCTCAAGCGCCACAAGGTCACCCACAAGGGGGCAAGAGACTCCATTAAGCTGGTGGAGGCTGCGGTCTTGCTGGGCATGGACGTGCCAAAGGCTGCAAGGAAGAGGGTCAAGAGGAAGGTCCCTCAGGATGGGGGTACTGAGGAGCCTACGGTGCTCATGGTGCAGTCAGTGGAGATGCCAGCACCAATAAAAGAGGCAGAGCTTATGATAACTGCTAACGGGCATTACATTGCCACTTACCAGCCCCCAGGCAGCCCCCCTGAGCCCGGGGCGCGCAGGATGCTGGGCAGCGCGTCCCCTGCTGAGCATCTGGAAATGAACAATGACATCATTGAGATCACTATCTCTGAGCACGAGCACAAATGCATCATCATGCAGGACGAAGGCTCCCCCAGTGACGTGGTCATCATCCAGGAGGGCGTGGGTTTTGGTGCTGTAGCAGAGGTGGTGGAGGTAGAGACGGGGACCTGA